The genomic window GGCCTTGCGAAAGTGCGGTCAGAACAGCCTCGTCCAGTTCGGTGCTTACCAATACGTCGTCCGGGGCAGGAAGCTGTTGCGTCCGCGGATAAGCCCAGATGTTCCACTGGTTCAAATAATCCGTTCCCTCAATGCCAACTTGCACCGTAAGCTTTTCGGCTTTTTCAACGTTATTCAGATTACTGCTGAATTCGCCCAGATCCGCCAGCACTCCCTGCCTTATGGTTTGCGGCTCAAACCGGCCTTCTGCCACCACTGAGCCGGATGACGTTGTAATCTTCCAGAACCCGACCGCATCAACCAGATGCCGATTTCCAAAATTTAACAACTGTGCTTTGGCATGAAATACTTCATCACTGAACCAATCAAATTTACTGAACCGCAACAACGGGACGGTATCACAGGCAAAGCGCCGGAATTCTTCAGACGACATTGCCTCTTTTGAATCCCAGAAGGCATCGTATAGACCGACATGCGCGGTGCCCTGACCGGAATAGTCGTTGAGCTGCAGCAACTGAAACCCGGCCGACCGGCGGCTGCGCATCATGACTTCAATTTCTTCCTTATACAACACTGCGGCATGCTTGGCGGTCACCCGTGTAAAATCGTCGGACTGTTCCAGCATGCCTTTCTTTTCCAGATCGTCCCGGACCAGCTTAAGGTTGTCCGGTTGCATTACACCCGTGTACTTTTCAATTTCGGACATGGATGGAAAAACGCACCATTGTCCGATTTCGTGGGCGATCACCGGAACATCGCGGTTGCTCTTGATCAGGCCGTCGTTCCGGTCAAAATCCGTCATGGGCGTCTTAAGGGTTTTGTAATAGCCGTCTGCGTTGCCTTTCGAAAGCCTCCCGGGTGTCAGGTTACCGCCCCGCCCGCCGGCTCCGACCACAAAGTCCTCATTCTGCAACGGAATCTCCAGCATTTCCATTCCGCCACCGCCCGAACCGAACGCGAACAGATGCCGGTTGTCCGTCGGCTTCATTTTTTCCAGGAATGCTTCCGCCGTGGCATACAGACTTTCCTGCAACTCGTTTCCGCCCGAAAACAGGGCAAAGGACGGGTGGTTTCCATAGCTTTCCTGAATGCGCAGCATTTCCTTTTCAACCCATTCTTCCCGGGCTTCATTATATCCTGAGTTGGCGCGCGTGGCTTCAGTCAATAGATAAAGGCCAAGTTGGTCGGCCGCCTCGAATGCCGCTTCCGGCGGAGTCCACGAATGAAAACGGATATGGTTCAATCCGTTCGCCTTGACTTCGCCCATCAACCGAAGCCAGTAATCCAGCTCCATCGAAGGATAGGCCGTCAGCGGAAAATTGGCGCACTCCAGCGTTCCCCGCAGAAAGACCTTTTTACCGTTCACAAGCACATTCACATTATCATGCCCGATCTTGCGCATGCCGAATAGAGCCGTTGCGGAATCGTTGAATTCCCCGGCATTCAGCCGCGCTTCCATGGAGTAGCGGTGCGTACTGAATTCATCCCACAGGATTACATCTTCCCCCATGGGCACCAAGACTTCAACCTGACCCCCATCCGCACCGACCTTGATTTTTTCGGAAACGGTTTCAATAACCTTCCCGTCCGGCGACACGGCACGGAATGATACTTTTCCCTTCAAAACTTTTTGCGTGGCATTCCCGACAGCCGCCTTTACCACCGCCATTCCATTTTCAGGATCGGGATAGACCTGCAGATCGTCAAAATACACCGGATCGGTTTTAATGAGCTCCATCCGACCGATGATTCCGTTCCACATCCCCTGCGTGTGCAACGACGTACCCGAATTGATCCCCCCAAGATCATAAAGGACGCGGTTGTCCATACAGACTACAATCCGGTTGGCGCCGGGGTTAACGGCATCCGAAATATCAATTTCATGCGGCGTACTCAGACTGTCATCGCCTCCGCAGTATGTTCCATTGACCCACACCTTCGACACCCAGCGCGCGCGTTCCAGAAACAACACAATCCGTTTATCTTTCCACTCATCGGGAACCGTTACCTCCCGCCGGTACCAGGCGCATCCCTGAAAATCCAGATTCGGCACCGGCCCTCCATAGCGCGGATCAAGATCCCGCACCGCTTTCCTTAGAAAATCGATACTCGGCGGATTGCCGTAGCCGTTTTCGGCGGTTGATCCGGGCAATCGTGCCGAATCCGTAAAGGGCTCGTTAAACCACTGCCCGGCTTCACCGACCGCATCCGGGTCAAGCCGGATTTTCCACGCCCCGGAAATATCCATCCGTTCCACGGCATCCACATTGATTAAACAAAACATCATGATGAAATTAAGAACAAACAACGGCACTGCTTTCATTTTTAAACTTCTCCAAGGCTACTGACCAAATACATAATCTAACCACCGTTCTTTAAGGCAGCCACTTCTCTTTCTCCATACACCGCAAATGTGAATGAGTGTATAGAATATCTCCACCTCAGTTTAGCGCATAAATACATGGTGATTTCCGTAAAATGTTCGACCCCTAAAGTTGATTAACCCATATTAGCTTATATGTTGCTGCGGATTATTCATGCGCATATTGCGCAAACTAAAGCTTGGGATTTAGGACGCTTTTGGTAGGTGTTTAAACTATGAAAAAAATTATACGTATATCTGTCCTGTTGTGTGTATTCCCTGCTCTTTCCATTCTCGCCGAACGCCCGAATATTGTAATTCTTCTGGCCGATGATCTTGGATGGGCGGATGTTGGATTTCACGGCAGTGAAATTAAAACGCCGAACCTCGATTCACTGGCTCAAGCGGGAGTGCAGTTAAAACAGTTTTATGTACAACCCACCTGCTCGCCGACCCGCATTGCACTGATGACCGGCCGCTACCCCTTCCGCTGCGGTGGTCACATCTCCGTGCTGCGCCCCTGGCACCAACACGGCGTTCCGCTCGACGAAACGCTGATAGCCCAGGTCATGAAAGATGCCGGCTACAAAACCGCCATCACCGGCAAGTGGCACCTCGGCCTCGCCCGGCGCGCCTACTGGCCGACTTCACGAGGCTTTGATCTGGCACACGGCTGCCTCGGCGGGGCCATCGATTATTTCACACACGAAGGGTACGACTCGCTGGACTGGTATGATCAGGACACCATTCCTCTGCATGAAGAAGGATACTCCACCGACCTGATCGGCACCCGTGCTTCAAAAATAATTATCGACCACAATTTCGACCAACAGCCCCTCTTCCTTTACGTGCCGTTCAATGCCCCGCACTCGCCCTACCAGGCCAAGGAAGCCGACATCGAAAAATACAGTCACATCAAAGATGAAAACCGCCGGATTTACTGCGCCATGGTCGATTCCATGGATCAGCAGATTGGAAACATTATCCAGAGTCTGAAATCCAAAGAAGTGCTGGAAAACACCCTGATCTTCTTCGCCTCCGACAACGGTGGCGCGGGTAACAGCATCAACCTGCCCTACCGCGGCAACAAAGGCACCCCCTACGAAGGCGGCGTCCGTGTGCCTTCGTTCATCCATTGGCCGAAGGGGCTGGAAGGTGGCCGCGACTTCGACCGCCCGCTGCACATCGTCGATCTATTCCCCACCTTCACCGAACTGGCGCAGGGCGACATTGCCAAATGCAAACCGCTCGACGGCATCAATTTCTGGCCGGCGCTGGCCGAAGGCAAAGCGATGCCGAAGCGCGACATCATCCACAACGCCAAGGATGCCCGCGGCCGCGGCTCCATCCGTTCCGGGGATTGGAAACTGATCCTCAGCAAACCCGAGCGCGCACCCGACGGCATGCCCGTTGCCGACGGCAAACTCATGGCCGAGCTGTTCAACATCAAGGATGATCCCTACGAGCAAAACAACGTCGTCCACCAACACCCCGAAATGCTTGAAACACTATGGGGACGTCTCAAAAAACGTGCGCCCGAAATCGTCAGCGCCGCCCCCTACATCGCCCGCGCCCCCGAAGGATGGGAAGCCCCCGCCGACTGGTCGAACGCCCCGGAGTAACCCATGACCCTGAAGACACTACCTCTTTCTCTTATTGCCCTTTTTTTCCTCGCATCGTGCGGCAGGCAGACCCAACAAGATACAACAAAGGCGAAACCCACGCCCAAGCCGCCGACACATCCAACGGAGGTGCCCTGTACCGAATGCAAGCCGGCCATCGCCAAGCCGACGGCCGTCGAGGCGCCGGAACAGTCGTATGATGAAAACACCCTCTTCGGTGAATACCTAGCCGCGCAGGCCAAGGGCGAGCGCGCCAAATTGCCGGACTTCAGCCATGCGGGCTACCACCGTTGCGCAACGCCTCTGCCCGTGGTTTCGGAAACGACGCACACCTATTTCGACGTCACAAAATTCGGTGGGGTTCCTGACGACGGGAAGTCGGACCGCGATGCGGCGGTGGCCGCCTTCGCTGCCGCCCATAGCCACAACGGCCCCGCCGCCATCTATTTCCCGGAGGGCAACTTCCGCCTCTTCGAAAAATCCGATTTCGGCAAACCACCGCTGGAAATCAAGCGCAGCAACGTGGTGCTCAAAGGCAGTGGCGTTGGAACCACGCAGCTGGAGTTCGCGGAATCGCACCTGCCCGCCCGGCCCTTGATCCTCATGCGTTCCTCAACCGGCAAGGACGACTATTGGCGCGGCGACCAAAAGCTCAAGGCCATGGTTAAGAAACAGATCGGCCCCTTCACGGTTGAGGTTTCGGACGCGTCCGAACTCAAGCCCGGTATGCGGATCAACCTGAATGCGCAGATGGATGCCCATGCGGAATCGACGAAGGAATTCTTCTGCCCGCACGAAGTTCCGTCGGGCTGGTTCGAGCGCGCCAAGCGCAAAGGCGGCATGCTGACCGATATCTTCGAGCTGCACGAAATCGAATCGATCGACGACAACACCGTCCGCTTCGGCGAGCCGATCCACCTCGACATCCCGTACTACACCAACATGGCCATCTACCGCATCGACGGGATCATCGAAGAGTGCGGTATCGAAGACCTCTCCTTGCGCGGCGGCTGGCGCGGCCAGTTCAACCACCATAACAGCACGCGCCATGGCGAAGACTACCGCATGGTCGAAATGGACCGCGTGTTCAACAGCTGGGTCCGCCGCGTCCGCTTCACCGAATGCAGCTCCGCCGTCAGCACCTGGCTCTGCGGGTTCAACACGGTGTCCGACCTGCTGATCGAAGGCAACACCGGCCACATGGCGGTGGTTGCCAAAAGTTCATACGGCAACCTCTTCGCCTTCATGCGCGAGGAATCGGACGTGCACCACGGCTTCGGCGTTTCGCGCTCCGGCGTCAATTCCGTCTTCTACCGCTGCGTGCAGTACAAGAGCATGGAAGCGCATTGCGGCTATCCCCGCTCCACCCTCTTCGACCTCAACGAAGGCGGTTTCCAGCCGCGCGGTGGCGGCGCCACCTTTTTCCCGATGCACGACAAGGGGCTCACCTTCTGGAACTGGAACGTCACCCTGCCCGACGGCTCGTTCGACTTTTGGCCGGAGGGCCAGCGCTACGGCTATTTCCTCCTCCCCGTCGTGGCCGGGCTCCACGGCGAACCGTTCGAGATCCCCGACATCGAAACCGACCTGCTGGCCTACGAATCGCCCGGCCAGAAAACCGTTCCCGAATCCTTGTTCGATGCCCAGCTGGAACATCGCCTGGGCCAGGTGCCCGCCTGGCTTGCCGAAGCCGCCGCCGAATTCGAGACCGTTAGCCGCCATTCGCGAATCCGCATCACCAGCCCCGCAAACCACAGCGAGCACCGCTCGGTTATCGTTAAGATGGCGCTGCACGAAAAGATGGATCCGAAACAGGTCGGGCGGATCGAGCTCTACGCCTCCGACACCGGACTCTTCGATGGCTTCCTGCGCGTTGGCGAAGTGGATCCGCAAACCATGGAAAAGGAATTCAAGACCAAGCGCCCCGGGGTCTGGGTGCTGAAGGCCAAGCTGACCAACCGCCGCGGCGAAATCGCGTTCAGCAAACCCATCACCCTCTACACCGGCGATCCGGATAAACCCAAGGCGCTCGGCGTGTCCAGATCCGCCATGATGCCCGGCAAGGAAAAGAACACGCTCTACGGGGAATTCGTTCAGCAAGGTGGCGGCGAAGCCCAGGCCCTGAAAGACAGCAAGGTGCTCGCATCGCGCAAGGAAGGCCAACCCGCCCACGAACTGGAAGCCGCCTACCGCAAGGAGCTTCACGCCTTCTACGCCGCGTATGGAACCAGCACCTTCAAGGATGCGCTCGACGAGCAGTTCGCGGAGGTGTTTTTCGACGGCAAAACCGATGTTGCGGGCAGCAAGCTCTACAGCTACCAGGACTCGCTCGTGCAAGCCGCCTTTTCGTCCACGAAAAAAATCAACCGGCTCGACATCCATTGGCGCAACGGTGTCCCGGATAAGGAAGTCCGCCTCGAACTCCAGACGTCGGAGGATCCCGGGGCATGGCTTAGCTTCGTGAACGACGACCTGCTTTGGAACCCCTCCGCCCTGCGCATCGGCGGAACGCTGACCGGCGGCCCGTTTCCCGGCTCCGGAAAGGTGAGCACCCTCTATTTCCCCGCGCGCGAAGCCAAATTTGTGCGGCTCCTGCTCTCGTCCTTCCCCGACGACGTCACCGAATTCCGCTTCTTCGGCGATTAGTTTCTTCCATTCTAACGTCTATCCCTTTTGAGTTCCTAAACAAACCATCCTCAACCTGCATTGCGACAGAAGGATAGGCAGAAATATAAACGGGAGGGCTGTTGAAGTGATTTTTCTGCCAAACAATATTTCTGCCTAAAACGAACCACCCTTAACCTTTTCTCGTGCAATTTGTTTAACAGAATAATTAGGACAAAATAATTCATGGCTACGGCATAAAGGAAACCGTTCTGTCCTAATTATTTAGTTACATTCTCTGCTGCGAAGCCGCTT from Pontiella desulfatans includes these protein-coding regions:
- a CDS encoding DUF4955 domain-containing protein — its product is MTLKTLPLSLIALFFLASCGRQTQQDTTKAKPTPKPPTHPTEVPCTECKPAIAKPTAVEAPEQSYDENTLFGEYLAAQAKGERAKLPDFSHAGYHRCATPLPVVSETTHTYFDVTKFGGVPDDGKSDRDAAVAAFAAAHSHNGPAAIYFPEGNFRLFEKSDFGKPPLEIKRSNVVLKGSGVGTTQLEFAESHLPARPLILMRSSTGKDDYWRGDQKLKAMVKKQIGPFTVEVSDASELKPGMRINLNAQMDAHAESTKEFFCPHEVPSGWFERAKRKGGMLTDIFELHEIESIDDNTVRFGEPIHLDIPYYTNMAIYRIDGIIEECGIEDLSLRGGWRGQFNHHNSTRHGEDYRMVEMDRVFNSWVRRVRFTECSSAVSTWLCGFNTVSDLLIEGNTGHMAVVAKSSYGNLFAFMREESDVHHGFGVSRSGVNSVFYRCVQYKSMEAHCGYPRSTLFDLNEGGFQPRGGGATFFPMHDKGLTFWNWNVTLPDGSFDFWPEGQRYGYFLLPVVAGLHGEPFEIPDIETDLLAYESPGQKTVPESLFDAQLEHRLGQVPAWLAEAAAEFETVSRHSRIRITSPANHSEHRSVIVKMALHEKMDPKQVGRIELYASDTGLFDGFLRVGEVDPQTMEKEFKTKRPGVWVLKAKLTNRRGEIAFSKPITLYTGDPDKPKALGVSRSAMMPGKEKNTLYGEFVQQGGGEAQALKDSKVLASRKEGQPAHELEAAYRKELHAFYAAYGTSTFKDALDEQFAEVFFDGKTDVAGSKLYSYQDSLVQAAFSSTKKINRLDIHWRNGVPDKEVRLELQTSEDPGAWLSFVNDDLLWNPSALRIGGTLTGGPFPGSGKVSTLYFPAREAKFVRLLLSSFPDDVTEFRFFGD
- a CDS encoding arylsulfatase B, producing the protein MKKIIRISVLLCVFPALSILAERPNIVILLADDLGWADVGFHGSEIKTPNLDSLAQAGVQLKQFYVQPTCSPTRIALMTGRYPFRCGGHISVLRPWHQHGVPLDETLIAQVMKDAGYKTAITGKWHLGLARRAYWPTSRGFDLAHGCLGGAIDYFTHEGYDSLDWYDQDTIPLHEEGYSTDLIGTRASKIIIDHNFDQQPLFLYVPFNAPHSPYQAKEADIEKYSHIKDENRRIYCAMVDSMDQQIGNIIQSLKSKEVLENTLIFFASDNGGAGNSINLPYRGNKGTPYEGGVRVPSFIHWPKGLEGGRDFDRPLHIVDLFPTFTELAQGDIAKCKPLDGINFWPALAEGKAMPKRDIIHNAKDARGRGSIRSGDWKLILSKPERAPDGMPVADGKLMAELFNIKDDPYEQNNVVHQHPEMLETLWGRLKKRAPEIVSAAPYIARAPEGWEAPADWSNAPE
- a CDS encoding glycoside hydrolase family 2 protein, whose protein sequence is MKAVPLFVLNFIMMFCLINVDAVERMDISGAWKIRLDPDAVGEAGQWFNEPFTDSARLPGSTAENGYGNPPSIDFLRKAVRDLDPRYGGPVPNLDFQGCAWYRREVTVPDEWKDKRIVLFLERARWVSKVWVNGTYCGGDDSLSTPHEIDISDAVNPGANRIVVCMDNRVLYDLGGINSGTSLHTQGMWNGIIGRMELIKTDPVYFDDLQVYPDPENGMAVVKAAVGNATQKVLKGKVSFRAVSPDGKVIETVSEKIKVGADGGQVEVLVPMGEDVILWDEFSTHRYSMEARLNAGEFNDSATALFGMRKIGHDNVNVLVNGKKVFLRGTLECANFPLTAYPSMELDYWLRLMGEVKANGLNHIRFHSWTPPEAAFEAADQLGLYLLTEATRANSGYNEAREEWVEKEMLRIQESYGNHPSFALFSGGNELQESLYATAEAFLEKMKPTDNRHLFAFGSGGGGMEMLEIPLQNEDFVVGAGGRGGNLTPGRLSKGNADGYYKTLKTPMTDFDRNDGLIKSNRDVPVIAHEIGQWCVFPSMSEIEKYTGVMQPDNLKLVRDDLEKKGMLEQSDDFTRVTAKHAAVLYKEEIEVMMRSRRSAGFQLLQLNDYSGQGTAHVGLYDAFWDSKEAMSSEEFRRFACDTVPLLRFSKFDWFSDEVFHAKAQLLNFGNRHLVDAVGFWKITTSSGSVVAEGRFEPQTIRQGVLADLGEFSSNLNNVEKAEKLTVQVGIEGTDYLNQWNIWAYPRTQQLPAPDDVLVSTELDEAVLTALSQGRKVLLLPTYSDLDKALRGRFLAPFWSPVHWWTREGRGNVSMSILCDPEHPALSQFPTDEHTNWQWCDLLDTSSSFILDDLPNDIRPIIQVVDNFSRNHKLANLLEVKVGEGKLLICGMDLQSDLEKRPVARQMRISLLEYMSGSDFSPEKELTVSQLQSLFKNEG